TAGATTGAAGGACCCTGCATTGCTTGTAATGGGCGCCGGATCACACCTCAAACCTGAAATTGCAATCAAGAGAGCACTCACAGAAGCCGCACAGTCAAGAGTTGTGCAGATACACGGAGCCCGTGAGGATACCGAACGTGAGAAATTCGTCAGGGAGATCGGCTACGACAGGATAAAGCGTATGAACAGGTACTGGTATGAGGAAGGCAAAAAGGTATCAATGGCAGATATCAGGGACCTTTCAAAGAACAGTCCCGCCGAGAACATCGACACGGTGCTTGAGCAACTCGGGAAAATCGTGGACAGCGTAATCGTGGTGAACCTCTCGAGAGAAAGCATACCTGTTCCCGTGGTAAGAGTCATCGTCCCGGGATTTGAGATGTACACCCTGGACAGGGAACGTCTTGGAAAAAGAGCCAAAGCAGGAAAGAAGAAGAAAATGTCACGTGAAGAGCGTCCCTGGAGACACAGAGTACACAAATGAGCAAAGACCATCCCAAACCTGTAATATTTACCGGTACAAGCATCAGCCACAGCGATGCAGAGGAAATGCTTGACGGAGTTACCTTACTCCCACCTGTTTACAGAGGAAATGTTGAAAAGGCAGTAAAGGATGGCTACAAACTGATAGGTATAATTGACGGAGTGTTCTTCAGCCGTGCGGCTGTCAAACATAAGGAAATAGTCAAAGCGATCGAAGCCGGCGTTACCGTAGTAGGCGGTTGCAGTATGGGTGCCCTGCGAGCTTCCGAGCTTGACGTGCACGGAATGATTGGGGTCGGGAAGATATACGAGTGGTACCGGGACGGAGTCATCGAGGATGATGACGAGGTTGCTGTGGCAACGAATCCCGATACATTTGAGCCGGTC
The window above is part of the Methanolobus zinderi genome. Proteins encoded here:
- a CDS encoding TfuA-related McrA-glycine thioamidation protein, which produces MSKDHPKPVIFTGTSISHSDAEEMLDGVTLLPPVYRGNVEKAVKDGYKLIGIIDGVFFSRAAVKHKEIVKAIEAGVTVVGGCSMGALRASELDVHGMIGVGKIYEWYRDGVIEDDDEVAVATNPDTFEPVSAPMVNIRETFLAASREGIINENSCRLLTDLAKKTHYGERSYFGITKEAVNTGILSEEKASELLTYCRDHETDVKREDAILVLEKIKELMNE